From Ammospiza caudacuta isolate bAmmCau1 chromosome 24, bAmmCau1.pri, whole genome shotgun sequence:
GCTGGGGAGTTCAGCTGAGCCCTGGTAAAGCCACCGCGGGGATTACTGGGGGTAATTCAGCACTTGGTTTGCTTAGCACttgctttttctctccccttgcATTCAATCCCCTCATTCCCGTGTGTCTAAACCTGTTGTTTCTCTTGCAGGGTGGGGTTGTGCCTTAGAGCTGGCTCAGCACTTGCAGCTGGAGCCCTGAAGGGGAGGTGGATTGTGTGGGATGTTGTGGGACTGGGCAGTGCAGCATCCCTCTGTCCCATCCTCTCTTTTCCACTTCcactcttttcctttccatccCAAATGAACTTTGCTCCTTGAGACCATGCAGGCAGCACATTTCCCTGAAGGGAATTGCCTCTATCCCATCCTCTCTTTTCCACTGCACACATTTCCCTGAAGGGAAttgccctgtcccagagcacacaCATCTGGATGCTGCAGGCCAGGACAGACCTgcaccctgggctggagcactgtgcttttgttttttccccctcctggGTCACCTCTTCCCTGGAAACCTTTCCCTGAGATACAGAAAATTCCTCAGCTAACACTTTAAGCTGTTTTAATGCCAGCAGCTGTTTTATGAGGAATGGTTTTTTTTATACCCTCTGGTTTGATGAGCTGCCAGAGGAAGAGTTTGATGTGAAGGCATGGAAATCTTGTGTCCTGAAATTGCTgatgctttttcttccttggaAGTGCCCACGAGCAATACACTGGTGTGGAAGTAGCACAAGCCTATCCCAGGCTGTGTGGGGAACTTTGTTCCCAGGAATAGACCTTGAAAAAATTCCAGCCACACCATTCCTTGTTGGGaatcctcccagctcctgccacacaCCCTGAGCACAATATTGGTACCTGCCTGGAAGTGCTTCTATCCCAGAACCAACTTCCCTGTGGGGATGGGGTTGTGTGGCCTCTGcatcctccctctgctctcccatgGGGATGGAGGTTTCAATGCCCTCCAGGTCCTCCCTCTGATTTGTCATGGGGGTGAGGGTTGTGGtctcctcttcatcctccctctgctctcttCTGTGGGGATAGGGTTGGATGCCCTCTGGATCctgccctcctcatcctccctctGCACTCCTGTGGGATAGGGTTGGATGCCCTCTGGATCCTGTCCTCTGcatcctccctctgctccctcatGGAGATGGAGGTTTCAATGTCCTCCAGATCTTCCCACTAAGTTCCCACAGGGATGAGGGTTGTGGTGTCCTCTGcatcctccctctgctctcctgtgggATAGGGTCGGGATGCCCTCTGGATCCTGCCCTCTGCATcctccctctgttcccccaTGCGTATGGAGGTTTTAATGTCCTCCAGATCTCCCCTCTGATTTCCCATGGGGATGAGGGTTGTGGTCTCCTCTGcatcctccctctgctctcccatgGGGATAGGGTTGGGATGCCCTCTGGATCTTTGCATcctccctctgttcccccaTGGGGATGGAGGTTGTGGTGCCCTCATCCTGCCTCTGTGCCAAATGACCTCAAACAATTGCAAAACCAAACCTTCTATCTCCATTTATCCTTCCTATTCCTTCCACTAATACAAATTAAAGTAGTTTACATCAGAATCCAGCTGGACTCTGCTGGGAGGCCTGGTTGGGGAAACAGGTACTGGCCTGTGGTGTGTCCAggatggaggagctgcctggaaaccttacagcagcagcacctaCAGGAATGCCTGGGATGCTTGGCTGGGTGTGGTGATGGATCTGATCTGTGCCAGTCAGTTCCTGGAAGGGATGCTGGGCTCCCACAtcatccctcctgccctcccttgGAGTCAGCCTTGGGTTTCATGCCCCCTTGTCCCTTCCTGAGTGGAATACCATGCTGGTTTTGGCCCATCTCCTGGGATTCTGTAGGATTGTGGCAACGTTTTCCAGCCCAAAAATctgtcctggtgctgcaggcaccccagctccagcctgtgcAGATTCCTCCTTTCTGGAATGGATCATTTCAACTAAATACTTTCATTCTTCTCCCCTCTGAAGGCTGTTTGCTGCATCAAAGCTTTCAGAGAGCTTTTGGGATTGCTGTGGCACTGCAAGCCCCTCCTtgtggctgctctgggctgtctcTTTCCATCATCTTGATTTCTCTAGGACTCCTCTCAAGGTCTCCTGGGTCTCGGGGATGCTTTGTTAATCCCACTCCATGCCATGACGTCTCATCCCTGTTAAATGGCAAAATTAAATCCTGCAGTGACATGATCTGAGGGAAGGGGCCGTGCTGGGGTTCTTTGTCAGGGTTTCCTgcatggcagcagggagggggctgcaggctgggcttgctgctgctttccctgatTCCCTTTCATCTCTGTTGCCTTgcactggcaggagcagcagtaaGGCTCACTCGGGGTGAGCGCAGCAGCTGAGcagttttgggttatttttcctttctttttggcCCAACACAGTTAAATTTGATGATCTGGTGGAAGGTGCTGGAGCTTTGAGTTGCCTCTGGCTGAGAGAGGTGGCTGTTTTGGGGGTTCTCTTCCAATGGAAACATCTTGTCCTGCAGAGGAGGCTGAAAGCCAATGCAATGTCAACTTCTTTTTATTGAAATGTTCTCTCTTGCTGAggttttttcctgtgcttttagTGTCAGTTTTGGAAGTATGTGCAGTGTTTTTAACCTGTGGGATGCTCTGATCCTGGGGAAGAGCCTGGAATCACCAGGGATCTGTTGGGACCACCCCAGCTTTCTTGCTGCTGCATTTTTGGGCAGAAATCTGCTGGGATTGcttggggcaggggctgtgggagcaggggctCTGCCTCCACTTGGGATGTGGCTTGTACAAGGAGTAATTCCTGAAGGAGCCTTAGGGAGCTGGCAAGGGATTAAAGGGGATGTTTCAGGGTGCTCTTTTTATCTTCAGGTGTGTCAAACTTGCAGGGTGACAAAAACCTGGTAGCAGTTTTTCAGGCAGAGGAAGGGATTTAATTTTTGGCATCTTTAGCCCTCTATTTGGTGATGTTAATTTTTGTGGACTGAGGAGATCTGTGGATCCCTGTAGCTTGGGGAGGTGCCATGCCCTGAGGATCACATCCTGATTTagcatttctttcctttgctcCCAGCAAATccagtttgcagatgacatGCAGGAGTTCACTAAATTCCCGACCAAGACGGGCCGTCGGTCCCTGTCCCGCTCCATCTCCCAGTCTTCCACTGACAGCTACAGCTCTGGTAGGTGCCAGCTCCTTGTCCTTGTGTGTTCCTCTCAAAAACCCAGCGTGGGTGCTGCACTGAATGTGCTGCTCACACCCTGAGGCAGgatttgtgctgctgtttgtaCTTGGGTGCTAAGGGAATGATTCCAGCCGTTCCCAAAGCTCAGGCATTGATTGATTGCCAGTTGATAATTGTTACCTCTGGGCTGTTCTAGAGAAAAAGAGTGCAAAATTCCTTCAGGGCATTGGCTTTCCTTAGGAGCTTGGTAGTTTGAGCCATGAGTGAAAGCTGGGAAGGGAAACAGAGCAGAAACCTGAAGGGTAGAAGGTTCCTGGGTTCATAAGGCCTGGCATAACACTCATTCATTGCTCTTTTGGTTTAGCTGCCTCGTACACAGACAGCTCTGATGATGAGGTGTCCCCCCGAGAGAAGCAGCAAACCAACTCCAAGGgcagcagcaatttctgtgTGAAGAACATCAAACAGGCAGAGTTCGGGCGCCGCGAGATTGAGATCGCTGAGCAAGGTACAGAGTGGAGGGTGGGGCTTCTGGGCCTGGGGCAGGTTCTGGACACCAGGAGCTGAGGAATGGTGATTCccactcctgcagcagccttggGTGTCCTGTTTCCTTCCCCCAAAATCTGTTAGGGAAGAGTGAGATGTGCCAGCAAATGTTGATGCTGTGTCCCACCCCTTTTCtagcaggagcagagctcttGCAGGGTTTAATGTTTTGTTGGCTTTGGATGGACAAGGATTTTGTAACAGTTTCAGAGATATCAAAGCTGAAAATCCCACCCCTTCCTGTGGGGGTGGTAGGAAGCTGAATTACCATTGTCAGTGGGGTGATTGGGTAACTCTCCTTTTAGAAGGGGAAGATAATCCAGACACATCTAGAGCAGCTCTTCTGAGATGTGGCAGCTCTGTTTTCAAGTTCAGGTGCTTcacctgctgccacagggctggTGACTGTCCTTAGGAGCCttccccaggcagtgccagtcCCAGACTCCTCCTTGCCTCTCTCCTTGTCCCTTGGTCAAGTGACAAATGACACTGATGTTTTGGTTCCATTTTGCCCAGACCTGCCAGGCCAGGGATGAGGAGTTTTCTCCCTACCTGTGTAACAGCTTCAGCAGAAAttttggggctggaggaggcCCTGAAAGGCGGGGAGCTGTGGCAGAGAGGGGACCCTGCAGACTGAACCAGCATTAAAACCTCTCTTCCTTTTGCAGACATGTCTGCTCTGATTTCGCTCAGGAAACGAGCCCAGGGGGAGAAGCCTTTGGCTGGAGCTAAAATTGTGGGCTGTACCCACATCACAGCACAGACTGCAGTGAGTGGCTGCTTATCTGGGGGGCCTGGGCTGGGACATCAGCTTTTCCATGGGGAACAAAGTTCTTTATCTCTTTGAATGGGAGAAGGCACGTTCAGTAGAACCTGGATGTGTTTTGGAAAGGATGTGCTGGTGGCATTTGGTTCCTGTGCCCATCACTGCTGTCCAGGGTCAGGGGCACCCTGGGAGTCTGCTCTCGTGCCGGGGTCATCCCCTGACCTCCAGGGCACCCCTGACCCCTGGGACAGCCCTGACCTCTGGGTTATCCCTGATCCTCAGGGCACCCCTGGCCCCCGGGGTGCTGCAGGCACCCTAACCCCTGGGGCACCTGTGACCCCCGGGTTATCCCTGACCTCTGGGTTATCCCTGACCCCCAAGGCACTGCTGGTGCCTGGGACACTCCTGAACCCTGGGTTATCCCTGTCCCCCGGGGCACCCCTGGCATCCTGGGGCACCCCTGATCCCCaggatgtccctgtcccctggatTATTCCAACCCCCAGGCCACCCCTGATCCCCGGGACACCCTTGACACCCAGGACACCCCTGATCCCTGGAACACCCCTGACCCCCAGGCTATCTCTGATCCCCAGGGCACCCCTGACCCCTGGGTTATCCCTGATCCCTGGGGCACTCCTGACTCcctggggcactgctggcacctggGCCACCCCTGACCCCCAGGACATCCCCGTCCCCTGGGTTATCCCTGACCCCTGGGACACCCCGAGCCTTGGAACACACCTGATCCCCAGGACACCCCTGATCCTTGGAACACCCCTGACCTTCAGGACAACCTGGATCCCTGGAACACCCCTGATCTCCGGGGCACCCCTGAGCCCCAGGTTATCCCTGATCCCAGGGGCACCCCTGACTCCTGGCCCTAACCCCTGGCCCTCCGGAGAGCTCTGACCCCCGGATTATCCCTGTTCCCCAGGAcacccctgtccccctgggGCACCCCTGACCCCTGGAACACCCTGGGGCACCCCTGACCCCTGGaacaccctgggcacccctgacCCCTAGAACACCCTGGACACCCCTGACCCCTGGAACACCCTGGGGCACCCCTGACCCCTGGAACACCCTGGGGCACCCCTGACCCCTGGAACACCCTGGGGCACTCCTGACCCCTGGAACACCCTGGACACCCCTGACCCCTGGAACACCCTGGGGCACTCCTGACCCCTGGAACACCCTGGACACCCCTGATCCCTGGAACACCCCTGACCCCTGGAACACCCTGGGGCACCCCTGACCCCTGGAACACCCTGGACACCGCTGACCCCTGGAACACCCCTgacccccaggacacccctgaTCCCTGGAACACCCCTGACACCCCCGAGCCCTGGAACACCCCTGTCCCCCGGGTTACCCCTGAGCCGGCCCACCCGCTGTCGCGCAGGTGCTGATCGAGACGCTGTGTGCCCTGGGGGCGCAGTGCCGCTGGTCCGCCTGCAACATCTACTCCACCCAGAACGAGGTGGCCGCGGCCCTGGCAGAGGCTGGTGAGTGCAGCTGGGCCAGAGCCCCCGCggcccctcctgcctccctggcCCCACCCGGGGGAACCTTCCAGGGAAATtcatttgtgtatatatatcattttatatttatagaaatatatttatattaatgtTTATGTTTctatatgaaatatttatattaaaatataacaaatatttctatgttttattctatatttatgaaaattttatattcactataatatataataataattatattgaaattataaaattatcATTTATATTTAGGAATATTTATActatatagaaatataaataaatattttaataatatatattatagataAATATATACATTCACATAAAATATACAGTATAATATGAATACATGTTTAGATATTTATAAAGGGCTtatagatatattttatatagagtataaataaaatataaacaaaataaataggaataaatacaaaattataaaaacataacatatatttttattttgtatttaaccatattttaattctattttatttatttttatactgtTTAGAATTAAACAGTTGATAGTAGTATTACTACATTAATTAGTGCTAATAGTAGTATTACTACAATAATTACTACAAGTTATTATTAGTTAGTAGTATTGTTttcttattatttattattatttctttggttttttggctgttatttttaaattttgtatttctgtttgaGGAAATTAGTATTTTGGGGGAATATCTTCTAgggagggatgggcagctctgatCCTGCTGTGGCAGTGATGTGATCTCTGCACGCCCCCCTGGCTCTTGTGTCCGTGTGTTTCTGGAGCTGGCCAAGCAGGAGAGAGCTCTGCCACACCCAGCAAACACCAGGGATGCTCCTGTTCTTGCAGGTGTTGCTGTGTTTGCCTGGAAAGGGGAGTCAGAGGATGATTTCTGGTGGTGCATTGACCGCTGTGTTAACGTAGATGGCTGGCAGGCCAACATGGTAAGGAGccttctcctgcccttcctcttcttcccttccaccctggggctgttcctgggaGCCTGCTGACCTCGAATTTGACCTCCATTAATGGGAGGCTCTTGGAaatgagctgggagcagccatgGGAATGTCAGGCTGCAGAGATGATGTCCTGAGTTGGCACATCCCAATGGCAAGGGAACAGTTCCTGGTGGAGCTGCCATGAGCCAAGAAATGGGACCTGTTtcccctgcaggagctgtcccagccactcctctctctgccatctgccttctccctcccaaagctgggagggaccccTCATAGTGGGGACCTTTCCCTTGTCAAAGCTGATGTCCCTCCTTGGTGCATGGTCTGTGGTCACCAGTGATGTGTCCATGGGCCATGACACCTCCCACAGCCTGTCCTCTCTGTTTGCTTTCTGGGCATCAATGTGGTgtcctgagcccagcctggttAGTTTGTGCTGCCTGTGGTCACCTTCCCAGGCTGGAAATCCTGTCAggatccagcagctccacacaggGTTAAGGAATCTCAGTGTTTAGAGGAGACCCCAAGTTGCAGGCACCTGGGGAACCTGGGAGTCCTGGTCCCCAGGTCTCTGCCCAGACAGcccctccagcagtgcctgaaGATGCTTCTCCAAACCATTTTCCCCATCCTGTCCTCAGCCAGTGCATTTCCCAGTGGGAGGCCTGACTGCTCCCTGTTCTTCCTTGCCTGTTCCAGATCCTGGATGATGGTGGGGACCTGACCCATTGGGTTTATAAGAAATACCCCAGCGTGTTCAAGAAGATCCGAGGGATTGTGGAGGAGAGTGTGACAGGAGTGCACAGGTGGGAGCTTTGGgaaggcagagccagagctctcAGGGAGTTGCTGCTGTCTGCTCTGACCTGCCTCTGCCCTCTCCCAGGCTGTACCAGCTCTCCAAGGCTGGGAAGCTCTGTGTCCCAGCCATGAATGTGAATGACTCTGTCACCAAGCAGAAGTTTGATAACCTCTATTGCTGCCGGGAATCCATCCTGGATGGGTGAGTCCAGCTCTTTTCCCCATGAGACTTCCACAGGGTGGGTTTGGCTCTGGCTGCTTCTTAAGCAGAGAtcaggctctgctgctttgACCTGGTTTTGGGCTTGACTGATCCCAACACAGGTCTCTCTCTGTCCCCCAGCCTGAAGAGGACCACGGATGTGATGTTTGGAGGGAAGCAAGTGGTGGTTTGTGGTTATGGGGAGGTGAGttctgtgagctgtgctggcctCCCCCAAGCTCAGCATCCTGCAATTCCCTGTGCAAAGGCCACTTGCCCTTGCTATGAGGACTAGATCCAACCTGGTGAGCAATAACCAGGGAAATCTTGCTGGGAGGATGGAGATCAGGGATCAGATTTCCCAGTTTGCTGCAGATGAACTGGGCTGCACAGCTGACAGTTGCTGGGAACACTGGCCTGGGTTATAACTACCCACGGGTGCTCccatctgctgtccctggcccAGGTTCAGcatccagcctggctgtcactgagcagggcaggcagcttCTCCCTGGGAATAATACTCTGGCAGAGGCAAATTGTATCATGAACTTGTAACTGATTCTACCCtggaagagctggagctgggagctgccacctTCCCTCCATCTGTGCATGTTGTGTGGGTGTTTATCTTCCAGCACTGTGCAGGGACTGACAGGAGCTGCAAAGGctcttcccagcaggaatttgctCCCTAATTCATTTAGGCACCAGTGGAGTACAGCTTTGCTTGACCAAGAGACTGTGCTGGCTCTCagtgagtgctctgggctggtgcctggttctccaggcaggagctgtaCTGGTCATTGTTGTCTGTCCTAAACTTTACTGGACTTCTTCACAACAGGAGAGTCAGAGAATCCCAGACTCCAGCCcatatttgggttggaagggaacttcaaactcatccagttccacccctgccatggacagggacaccttccactagactaggttgctccaagccccactCAACCTTGAAATCTTCAGGGATGAGgagccacagcttttctgaagtgttccatccagtgcctcaccaccctcacagggaagaattccttcccactATCCCATCTAACcttgccctctggcagtgggaagccattcctccttgcCCTGTCACTCTGTCCTTTGTCCAAAGTCCCTTCAGCTCCCCAGAAGCCCCTTTAGAtactggaaggggctctaaggttttgctgcagcctgctgtcctgcaggctgagcaccctTAGCTCCCCCAGCCTGTTCACCATGAATGGTTTCCCCTTTGGGTGTGAGTTGAGTCCAGCTGTGTTCAGTAGACCTGAGGTCTGAGCTGGGTGATAAGTGAGGATTGCTCTGGAAATGTTTTTGGTCCACAAAATGGGGCTGAGTAGAAtctgtgcagcagagccaggtgtTGCTGTGGGTtggtgatgtggagagctgggctctgtttttattttccactgAGGAGAGGGAGCAAGTCCAAGATTCTGTTGCAGGAACCCTGTGTCCCCTATGCTGATATGGGCAGCATGGGATGGAGGATGTGCCCCCTGAGGAGTGCAGGATGGCTCTGAAATCCTGCAGCTTGAAGGCAAGGGGCAGTGTGTGCTCCTCTAGGCTGCTTGGAGAAAGGCTCCTGCaatgctggggctgcacaagcTGTGAGAGTTGGGTTGGGAAAGCTCCTGTCATGGGTATTtccagctggggcagccacagcttctctggacaacctgtaCCAGGGCCTCACCACTCCCACAGGggagaattccttcccaatatcctgTCTAatcctgccctctggcagtgggaggcTGCTGGCCTTGGAGGGGGAACTGGGCTTGTGGCAGTTGTGCCACTCACCAGATAcatcctgagctgctcctggcactgggcaAGTGGGTAAGATGAGGATCTTCCAGCCTGTTTAGGGCAGGGACTGTGGCACTGGTGTGTCTGTGTCCTGCCTCACTGCTCCTTCTGCCTTGGCAGGTTGGCAAGGgatgctgtgctgccctgaaaGCCCTGGGAGCCATCGTGTACGTCACCGAGATCGACCCCATCTGCGCTCTCCAGGCCTGGTAAGGTGCTCCCATCTGCTCAGGagtgtctctctctctctctctctctctctctgctatTCCAAACCCTGCCAGAGGCTGGAGTGAAGCCAGGGATCTGTGGTGCATTTTGGAGAGCATGCACCTTGTTGGGGTGTGATAGGAAAGGGCTTGGGCAGCTTTCAGGGATGGGATACTGGGTAGGTGTTCACTGGCTGGTTTGGGGAGGCTGCTCAGGCCTCTATGCCACACATTCCTGGCTCATCCAACATGTCCAAGAGTGGGATGGACACCCCAACTGTTGCACAGCTCTCCCTTGTGGCACTGGTGTCCCTGGAGGGGTAGAGGagagcctgggctgctgccagagcagttTGGAGCTGCTGAGATCCCTCATGGCCTGGGGCAGAGAAGGAACAAGCTTCTCCTCCTCATTGTGGTCCCCTTTTTTTGCCAGCATGGATGGATTTCGGGTGGTGAAGCTGAGTGAAGTAATCCGTCAGGTGGATGTCGTCATCACCTGCACAGGTAGGGAtagcccaggctggagcaggctgaggagcagcattCCCAATGGGTTCTcaagggagctgggaatggaggacatttcactgctctgtgctcctgatTTTCCACAACAactgagctctgccaggagctTTTCACCCTGATTTGCTGTATGACCACAGTCctggcccagagcagagggacatCTTGTCCACGTGTTCTCAGGGTATTTTAGGATCTCCTGGAGCCTGGTTAATTCATGGGAGCAAAGATCAAAGAtttgggcactgcccaggctccccagggaattgTCACGGTCTCAGTTCTGCCAGAGCTTAAGGGGTGTTTgggcaatgctctcaggcacagggtgggattgttggcagtgtcctgtgcagggtccaggagttggacttgatggcccttgtggatcccttccagctcagggtaTTCCATGACAGCTCTTGTCCCACATGTTCTCTGTCACAGCCACAAGGGTTCAGCCCCAGGGGAGCTCCTCTGATGTTGCCCCAAGCTGAGCTTCTCTGACTCGAGTTCAGGAAAGGAGAAACCAGAGGGTTTGTGTTCCCTCTGCTGTGGGGTcagctgtgccctctgtgcctgcagggaacaagaacGTGGTGACCAGGGAGCACCTGGACCGGATGAAGAACAGCTGCATCGTGTGCAACATGGGCCACTCCAACACCGAGATTGACGTGGTGAGTGCTGCCACCCTGGGGCTGTGAGTGCTGCcacccctggctgtgcccctctgctgccacccctggggctgtgagtgctggcacccctggctgtgcccctctGCTGGCACCCCTGGCTATGAGTGCTGGcacccctggggctgtgagTGTGAGTGCTGCcacccctggctgtgcctgcctgctgccacccctggctgtgcccacctGCCAGCTtctctggctgtgccctcctgccagcccctctggctgtgcctgcctgctGGCACCCCTGGCTATGCCCTTCTGTCTGCTGGCTCCTCTGGCTAtgccctcctgccagcccagcaccccTGGCTGTGTCTGCCTGCCAACACTTCTGGCTGTGCCCACCTGCCTGCTAGCACCTCTGGCTGTGTctgccagctcctctggctgtgccaacctgccagctcctgccgTGACCCAGCCTGTGCTTCTCCTCTGGTTGTGCCCTCCTACTGGCACgcctggctgtgcccacctgctggcttctgcccTGACCCAGCCTGTGCCTctcctctggctgtgcccccctgccagcccctgccctgacCCAGCCTGTGCCTCTCCTCTGTGCCCCCCTGCCCTGACCCAGCCTGTGCCCTCCGTTGCAGACCAGCCTGCGGATGCCCGAGCTGACCTGGGAGCGGGTGCGCTCCCAAGTGGATCACGTCATCTGGCCCGACGGGAAGCgggtggtgctgctggctgaggtGTGTGGGGAGCTGGGCCATGGTGCTTTGGGCCTCTGTCAGAGTTAGCCAGGTGGAAAAGTGCTGAGAGAAGCCTCAGGGCTcaaaaaaggggttttttatttgtttaatttattttttgttttcctgtcttgAGGGCGGGCGTGTCATATCCCACATGCAGCCACTGAGGTGCCATGTGACTCTGTTCTTCTGAGCTGGGTTCATCCCACTCAGGCAAACCCCATCTGTGCAGGGTTTCCCAGGTGCTGGGTGGCTCCTCTTCCCACAGGAGCTGTTCTGGCTTTTCTAAGGACCATGACATTCCCCTGCCTTGAAATGAAGGGTTAAGGTGGAAACTGGAGCAGAATTTAAATGCTCTGGTTCTCTGTGCCCCTAgttccctgtgcagggaggggatgggggtgaATCCCATCTGGGAACCCAgtttggtttggatttgggaGCAtgtccagctctgtgctgactCCTGCTTTCTCCCAGGGCCGTCTGCTCAacctcagctgctccacagTTCCCACCTTCGTTCTCTCCATCACAGCCACCAC
This genomic window contains:
- the AHCYL1 gene encoding S-adenosylhomocysteine hydrolase-like protein 1 isoform X2, yielding MSVPEPAGGEEKQAKEVEDAEKYSFMATVTKAPKKQIQFADDMQEFTKFPTKTGRRSLSRSISQSSTDSYSSAASYTDSSDDEVSPREKQQTNSKGSSNFCVKNIKQAEFGRREIEIAEQDMSALISLRKRAQGEKPLAGAKIVGCTHITAQTAVLIETLCALGAQCRWSACNIYSTQNEVAAALAEAGVAVFAWKGESEDDFWWCIDRCVNVDGWQANMILDDGGDLTHWVYKKYPSVFKKIRGIVEESVTGVHRLYQLSKAGKLCVPAMNVNDSVTKQKFDNLYCCRESILDGLKRTTDVMFGGKQVVVCGYGEVGKGCCAALKALGAIVYVTEIDPICALQACMDGFRVVKLSEVIRQVDVVITCTGNKNVVTREHLDRMKNSCIVCNMGHSNTEIDVTSLRMPELTWERVRSQVDHVIWPDGKRVVLLAEGRLLNLSCSTVPTFVLSITATTQALALIELYNAPEGRYKQDVYLLPKKMDEYVASLHLPSFDAHLTELTDDQAKYLGLNKNGPFKPNYYR
- the AHCYL1 gene encoding S-adenosylhomocysteine hydrolase-like protein 1 isoform X1; the encoded protein is MSVPEPAGGEEKQAKEVEDAEKYSFMATVTKAPKKQIQFADDMQEFTKFPTKTGRRSLSRSISQSSTDSYSSAASYTDSSDDEVSPREKQQTNSKGSSNFCVKNIKQAEFGRREIEIAEQDMSALISLRKRAQGEKPLAGAKIVGCTHITAQTAVLIETLCALGAQCRWSACNIYSTQNEVAAALAEAGVAVFAWKGESEDDFWWCIDRCVNVDGWQANMILDDGGDLTHWVYKKYPSVFKKIRGIVEESVTGVHRLYQLSKAGKLCVPAMNVNDSVTKQKFDNLYCCRESILDGLKRTTDVMFGGKQVVVCGYGEVGKGCCAALKALGAIVYVTEIDPICALQACMDGFRVVKLSEVIRQVDVVITCTGNKNVVTREHLDRMKNSCIVCNMGHSNTEIDVTSLRMPELTWERVRSQVDHVIWPDGKRVVLLAEGRLLNLSCSTVPTFVLSITATTQALALIELYNAPEGRYKQDVYLLPKKMDEYVASLHLPSFDAHLTELTDDQAKYLGLNKNGPFKPNYYRY